One Penicillium oxalicum strain HP7-1 chromosome III, whole genome shotgun sequence genomic region harbors:
- a CDS encoding Transcriptional repressor rco-1, which yields MADLSSAEENVAVWTPQSAALLGSLSRFSRQTVAAPVPSPPPKLYSTFPLPATSFSFSSCPLLLPCNLSSARGLGYPLSIPKITIASPIPTATVLALSTRLSQPIFPAEPTTVGLSCLVSSTKAALAPQPDRSVSQIESPTTLPSPPPSLLHQVPSLIRFFPMYNTHRGMVPAPNSRLTELLDQLRQEFESQSRSTGEYEHQLTGQLQEMEMIRQKVYQLEQTQIKMKADYEAEIRMLRHELEQRGVQPVASHIAASQHSGPQAQPPSLGHGPSNLFGGIMTNPAGSGPGLAPPPSQEQQPPQHTLQQPASATQPGYGPPPPPTASPGPGKGRRTVPGPATPQQTQIAYPDPRASPQIPRPTPPTQNLVRADRPGNMLANWDPADLPASQKREGSDWYAVFNPEVQRVLDVELVHHLNHDSVVCCVRFSRDGKYLATGCNRSAQIFDVTTGQNVATLQDENVDKDGDLYIRSVCFSPDGKYLATGAEDKQIRVWDIAARTIKHIFSGHEQDIYSLDFAGNGRYIASGSGDKTVRLWDILDGKLVYTLSIEDGVTTVAMSPDGHYVAAGSLDKSVRVWDTTTGYLVERLENPDGHKDSVYSVAFAPNGRDLVSGSLDKTIKLWELTVPRGMHPHNGNKGGKCIRTFEGHKDFVLSVCLTPDGQWVMSGSKDRGVQFWDPVTGNAQMMLQGHKNSVISVAPAPTGNLFATGSGDMRARIWSLGRREHVLGTRS from the exons ATGGCCGACCTGAGCTCCGCAGAAGAG AACGTCGCCGTCTGGACTCCCCAGTCTGCTGCGCTTCTCGGCTCTTTGTCTCGCTTCTCGCGCCAAACGGTAGCCGCCCCGGTCCCATCTCCACCCCCCAAACTCTACTCAACCTTCCCGCTGCCAGCcacttccttctccttctcctcttgccccctcctcctcccctgcAACCTTTCGTCCGCTCGTGGCCTTGGTTATCCTCTATCGATCCCCAAAATCACAATCGCATCGCCAATTCCCACCGCTACGGTCCTCGCTCTCTCGACTCGGTTGAGCCAACCCATCTTCCCCGCTGAACCCACGACCGTCGGGCTAAGCTGCCTGGTGTCCTCCACCAAAGCAGCACTTGCGCCTCAACCCGATCGCAGTGTCAGTCAAATTGAATCGCCCACCACGCTCCCTTCCCcgcccccctctctcttaCACCAAGTTCCATCGCTGATCCGATTCTTTC CCATGTACAATACGCACCGCGGCATGGTGCCTGCACCCAACTCCCGCCTGACGGAGTTGCTCGATCAGCTGCGCCAGGAGTTTGAGAGTCAATCCCGAAGCACCGGCGAATATGAACACCAGT TGACCGGACAACTccaggagatggagatgatccgTCAAAAGGTGTACCAGCTGGAGCAAACCCAGATCAAAATGAAGGCAGA CTACGAGGCTGAGATCCGAATGTTGCGACACGAGCTCGAGCAGCGCGGCGTTCAGCCTGTCGCTTCGCACATTGCTGCCTCGCAACACAGCGGCCCCCAGGCGCAACCACCTTCATTGGGCCATGGTCCCAGCAATCTGTTCGGTGGCATCATGACCAACCCAGCTGGTAGTGGTCCAGGCCTTGCCCCTCCCCCGTCCCAAGAACAGCAGCCACCCCAGCACACCCTCCAACAGCCTGCTTCGGCCACCCAGCCGG GATATggaccccctccccctcctaCCGCTTCGCCCGGCCCCGGAAAGGGTCGTCGCACGGTTCCCGGACCAGCCACCCCTCAGCAGACTCAAATCGCGTATCCCGACCCTCGTGCGTCGCCTCAGATTCCCCGTCCCACCCCACCCACTCAAAATCTTGTGCGCGCCGATCGCCCCGGTAACATGCTTGCCAATTGGGACCCTGCGGATCTTCCTGCCTCGCAAAAGCGGGAGGGCTCTGATTGGTACGCTGTTTTCAACCCCGAGGTTCAGCGTGTGTTGGACGTGGAGCTGGTCCACCATCTCAACCACGACAGTGTCGTGTGCTGTGTTCGCTTCAGCCGCGATGGCAAATACTTGGCGACCGGATGCAACCGCTCAGCGCAGATTTTCGATGTGACTACCGGCCAAAACGTGGCAACCCTGCAAGATGAGAATGTCGACAAGGATGGTGATCTGTACATTCGCAGCGTCTGCTTCAGCCCGGACGGAAAGTACCTGGCCACTGGTGCAGAGGACAAGCAAATCAGG GTTTGGGACATTGCTGCGCGCACCATCAAGCACATCTTCAGCGGTCACGAACAAGACATTTACTCGCTCGACTTCGCCGGCAATGGTCGTTACATTGCTTCGGGCAGTGGTGACAAGACTGTCCGTCTTTGGGATATCTTGGATGGCAAGCTTGTCTACACTCTGAGCATCGAGGACGGTGTTACCACCGTGGCCATGTCCCCCGATGGACACTATGTTGCAGCTGGTTCACTTGACAAGAGTGTACGTGTCTGGGACACTACCACCGGTTACCTGGTGGAGCGTCTGGAAAATCCCGATGGCCACAAGGACAGCGTTTACTCGGTTGCCTTTGCGCCCAACGGTCGCGACCTGGTCAGTGGCAGTCTtgacaagaccatcaagcTGTGGGAGCTCACTGTTCCCCGGGGAATGCACCCCCACAATGGTAACAAGGGTGGCAAGTGCATTCGCACTTTCGAGGGTCACAAG GACTTTGTGCTCAGTGTCTGCCTGACGCCCGATGGGCAATGGGTTATGAGTGGTTCCAAGGATCGCGGAGTCCAATTCTGGGATCCCGTGACCGGTAATGCGCAGATGATGTTGCAGGGTCACAAGAACTCTG TTATCTCGGTGGCTCCCGCTCCGACCGGCAACCTCTTTGCCACTGGCAGTGGAGATATGCGTGCACGTATCTGGAG CCTCGGGAGACGAGAGCATGTGCTTGGGACTCGATCTTAG
- a CDS encoding putative aspartic-type endopeptidase opsB produces the protein MKSSWWWVASLAAPALGKLNLVQRDLPAVVEMSTQRNPSVNPVARDQRRRMRRDNTVSVTLDNEETLYFANISLGTPKQDLRMVLDTGSSDLWVNAPNSTFCESRNNDCSISGTYDATSSSTYNYQNPYFNITYADGSQAEGEYATDTLHIGDATLKDFQFGIGYTSSSDVGVLGIGYASNEAIVQTTRETYANLPQAMVDSGLIKSRAYSLWLNDLDANTGSILFGGINTGKFHGPLQTLPIEPVRGIYAEFTIALTGLALTNSSGTTTYRANDLPVAVLLDSGSSLTYLPNTIVRQIYIDLGVSIDSSGTGYLPCRLASEDVKIVFTFSSPTIEVDLSELLIDLGPQNTFRNGDRACAFGIAPAGNSISVLGDTFLRSAYVVYDLANNEISLAKTNFNSTENRILEITTGTDAVPSATAVQNPVTDAPALGGGQRIGGGPSGVVTGVFSSATSGATATSSGGAIPRATSVPKSWAALGLAGAGALLAL, from the exons ATGAAATCTTCCTGGTGGTGGGTGGCATCTCTTGCCGCTCCGGCATTGGGCAAGCTCAACCTGGTGCAGCGCGATCTGCCCGCCGTGGTGGAAATGAGCACGCAGCGCAATCCGAGCGTCAATCCCGTGGCACGCGATCAACGGCGACGGATGAGACGAGATAATACCGTCTCAGTCACGTTGGACAATGAG GAAACACTATACTTTGCCAATATCAGCTTGGGCACGCCCAAACAAGACCTGCGCATGGTTCTCGACACCGGCAGTAGTGATCTCTGGGTCAACGCGCCCAATTCAACTTTCTGTGAGAGTCGGAACAACGACTGCTCCATCTCGGGGACGTATGATGCCACTTCCTCGTCGACCTACAATTATCAGAACCCGTACTTTAATATCACCTACGCGGATGGGTCTCAGGCGGAGGGCGAATATGCCACCGATACCTTGCACATTGGGGACGCTACCTTGAAGGATTTCCAATTTGGTATTGGATATACTTCCAGTTCGGATG TGGGTGTTCTCGGCATCGGATACGCCTCCAACGAAGCCATCGTGCAGACCACTCGCGAGACCTACGCCAACCTGCCCCAGGCCATGGTCGACAGCGGCCTCATCAAGTCCCGCGCCTACAGTCTCTGGCTCAATGATTTGGACGCCAACACCGGCTCCATCCTCTTCGGCGGCATCAACACCGGGAAATTCCACGGGCCCCTCCAAACCCTCCCCATCGAGCCCGTCCGCGGCATCTACGCTGAATTCACCATCGCCCTCACTGGCCTCGCCTTGACTAACTCCTCCGGTACCACCACCTACCGCGCCAACGACCTGCCCGTCGCCGTCCTCCTCGACTCGGGCAGCTCCCTCACCTACCTCCCCAACACGATCGTCCGCCAGATCTACATTGATCTCGGTGTCTCCATCGACTCCAGCGGCACCGGTTACCTCCCCTGCCGCCTGGCCTCGGAGGATGTGAAGATtgtcttcaccttctcctcgccCACGATCGAAGTCGACCTGTCCGAACTGCTCATCGACCTCGGACCCCAGAACACGTTCCGCAACGGCGACCGTGCCTGCGCGTTCGGTATCGCCCCTGCGGGCAACAGTATCTCCGTGCTGGGCGACACCTTCTTGCGCAGCGCCTACGTCGTCTATGATCTCGCCAACAATGAAATCTCCCTGGCCAAGACCAATTTCAACTCGACCGAGAATCGCATCCTGGAGATCACCACGGGCACTGATGCCGTGCCCAGCGCGACCGCCGTGCAGAACCCCGTGACGGACGCGCCGGCTCTGGGCGGCGGGCAGCGCATCGGGGGCGGGCCCAGTGGCGTCGTCACGGGGGTCTTTTCGTCGGCGACGTCGGGCGCGACGGCCACTTCGAGTGGTGGTGCGATACCTCGAGCGACGAGTGTGCCGAAGTCGTGGGCAGCGTTGGGGTTGGCAGGAGCTGGTGCTCTCCTCGCATTGTAA
- a CDS encoding Delta(7)-sterol 5(6)-desaturase — MDIILELWDTFVGDRLYSALLPTSLSASAGLPAFVNVANSTLSLFGATEPFVYEPATQLIHLEPSKYAYLSAWPRNNIYRQFTSFFLITWIFGLLVYFIVATASYVFIWDKTTYNHPKFLKGQIKLEMKQAMSAMPPMALLTAPFFVLEVRGYAKLYDSVSDEPFPYYSILQIPLFILFTDFFIYWIHRGLHHPMVYRTLHKPHHKWIMPSPFASHAFHPLDGWSQSVPYHVFPFIFPLQKVAYVFLFAFINLWTVFIHDGEYVANSPVVNGAACHTMHHLYFNYNYGQFTTLWDRLGGSYRKPNEELFRRETKMSQKEWQRQSKEMETILKNVEGDDDRTYMASENKKKNL; from the exons ATGGATATCATCCTGGAACTGTGGGACACCTTCGTGGGTGATCGCCTCTACTCGGCTCTGCTGCCGACCTCCTTATCAGCCTCCGCGGGTCTGCCGGCCTTTGTGAATGTCGCCAACAGTACTCTGTCCCTCTTTGGCGCGACAGAGCCCTTTGTGTACGAGCCCGCCACACAGTTGATCCACCTGGAGCCTTCCAAATATGCCTACCTCAGTGCGTGGCCGCGCAATAACATCTACCGTCAATTCACCAGTTTCTTCCTGATCACATG GATCTTTGGCCTCCTCGTGTACTTCATTGTCGCCACCGCTTCCTATGTCTTCATCTGGGACAAGACCACTTACAATCACCCCAAGTTCCTCAAGGGCCAGATCAAACTCGAAATGAAGCAGGCCATGTCTGCGATGCCTCCCATGGCCCTCTTGACGGCGCCGTTCTTTGTCCTTGAAGTTCGGGGTTACGCCAAATTGTACGACAGCGTTTCCGACGAGCCGTTCCCCTACTACAGCATCCTCCAGATtcctctcttcatcctctttACCGATTTCTTCATCTACTGGATCCACCGTGGTCTGCACCACCCGATGGTCTACCGGACGCTTCACAAGCCTCATCACAAGTGGATCATGCCTTCACCTTTCGCCTCGCACGCTTTCCACCCTCTCGATGGCTGGTCGCAAAGTGTTCCCTACCACGTCTTCCCCTTCATCTTCCCGCTGCAAAAGGTCGCATACGTTTTCTTGTTCGCCTTTATCAACTTGTGGACCGTCTTCATTCATGACGGCGAGTATGTGGCCAACAGCCCCGTCGTCAATGGAGCCGCCTGCCACACGATGCACCACTTGTACTTCAACTACAACTACGGCCAGTTCACGACCCTGTGGGACCGCTTGGGTGGGAGCTACCGCAAGCCCAACGAGGAGTTGTTCCGTCGCGAGACTAAGATGAGTCAGAAGGAGTGGCAGCGCCAATCcaaggagatggagacgATTCTTAAGAATGTCGAGGGTGATGATGACCGAACCTACATGGCCTctgagaacaagaagaagaacctATGA
- a CDS encoding Tryptophan--tRNA ligase: MSTPFRQGITQLRCAGGQLSRPRPTISTVQSISLWRCPAPHRPSSTQASNSSHGGKPVIFSGIQPTGVPHLGNYLGALREWVKLQNEAEAGTKLIFSIVDLHALTVPQEARQLRKWRKEAFATLLAVGLDPKRSTIFYQSEVPAHAELMWILSTVASMGYLSRMTQWKSKLQLPEDTTLEQADARAQLRLGLFSYPVLQAADILVHRATHVPVGEDQRQHLEFSRYTANSFNHLYGSIFPIPEAQISPAKRVMSLKEPTSKMSKSHSDPKSRILLTDSPTTIQKKIKVALTDSQPNITYDPAHRPGVSNLIEILSHFEGQSCEEIATSFDGASLRALKEHVAERISHHLMEIRERYESMMGDQTGYLDAVAQQGAEAAQGNAQETMRMVRDAMGL; encoded by the exons ATGTCCACACCCTTCCGGCAGGGCATCACCCAACTGAGATGCGCGGGTGGACAACTCAGCCGTCCACGCCCAACCATCTCAACCGTCCAGTCCATTTCCCTCTGGAGATGCCCTGCACCTCATCGACCCAGCAGCACACAAGCTTCCAATTCCTCTCACGGCGGTAAACCCGTGATTTTCTCCGGGATCCAGCCGACGGGAGTGCCGCATTTAGGAAATTACCTCGGGGCGCTGCGGGAATGGGTCAAACTGCAGAATGAGGCCGAGGCAGGGACCAAGTTGATTTTCTCGATTGTGGATCTGCATGCTCTGACGGTGCCGCAGGAGGCGAGACAgttgaggaaatggaggaaaGAGGCGTTTGCGACTTTGCTGGCGGTGGGGTTGGATCCGAAGCGTTCAACCATCTTTTATCAATCTGAG gTCCCGGCTCATGCCGAATTGATGTGGATCTTGAGTACAGTTGCGTCGATGGGCTATCTATCGCGAATGACTCAATGGAAG AGCAAACTTCAATTGCCAGAAGACACGACGCTGGAACAGGCCGATGCGCGAGCCCAGTTGCGCCTCGGCCTCTTTTCTTATCCAGTGCTTCAAGCTGCCGATATCCTGGTGCACAG AGCAACGCATGTCCCCGTGGGGGAGGATCAACGGCAACATCTAGAGTTTTCCAGATACACTGCCAACAGCTTCAACCATCTCTACGGATCCATCTTTCCTATTCCCGAGGCTCAAATCT ctccCGCCAAACGAGTCATGTCTCTCAAAGAACCCACTTCCAAAATGTCCAAATCCCACTCGGATCCTAAATCCCGCATTCTCCTCACCGACTcgcccaccaccatccaGAAAAAGATCAAAGTCGCCCTCACCGACTCCCAACCCAACATCACCTACGATCCCGCCCACCGGCCCGGGGTTTCCAATCTGATCGAGATCCTGAGCCACTTTGAGGGTCAGTCCTGCGAGGAGATCGCCACGTCATTTGACGGAGCGAGTCTGCGCGCGCTCAAAGAGCACGTCGCCGAGCGGATCAGCCATCATTTGATGGAGATTCGGGAACGGTACGAGTCGATGATGGGGGATCAGACGGGGTATCTGGATGCGGTGGCACAGCAGGGCGCAGAGGCGGCGCAGGGGAACGCGCAGGagacgatgaggatggtTCGGGATGCGATGGGACTGTAA